A window of Shewanella mesophila contains these coding sequences:
- a CDS encoding DUF1285 domain-containing protein, with translation MSDKEAACHRLHKLTDGVSLCDDKALFDIDQQGRWFYQQEALPDKFCRLFTTILHGIDGHYYLITPVEKVRVEVEAYPLLIVDYELEQDGAFKVSTSIGTQYCVDNYQCFEIHEQDIFVLLARGLSAKLGRACYYRFIEQFLLDDDDIS, from the coding sequence ATGAGTGATAAAGAAGCCGCTTGTCATCGCTTGCACAAACTCACTGACGGTGTAAGTTTGTGCGATGACAAGGCGTTGTTTGATATCGACCAGCAAGGACGTTGGTTCTACCAGCAAGAGGCTTTGCCCGATAAATTTTGTCGTCTGTTTACAACGATTCTGCATGGCATCGATGGCCACTATTACCTTATCACTCCAGTGGAGAAAGTGAGGGTTGAGGTTGAGGCCTATCCCTTGTTGATTGTCGATTATGAGCTTGAGCAAGATGGGGCGTTCAAGGTGAGCACTTCTATCGGTACTCAATATTGTGTCGATAATTACCAGTGTTTTGAGATCCATGAACAAGATATCTTCGTATTACTAGCAAGAGGCTTGTCTGCCAAACTAGGAAGAGCTTGTTATTATCGTTTTATCGAACAGTTTTTACTTGATGACGATGATATTTCGTAA
- the ppsA gene encoding phosphoenolpyruvate synthase: MQQYVLWYQELGMGDVNKVGGKNASLGEMISNLANAGVQVPGGFATTSFAFNEFLEQSGLNQKIYDTLDSLDVDDVNALAAAGAQIRQWVIDTPFHTEFEQVVRESYDKLSSETQDASFAVRSSATAEDMPDASFAGQQETFLNVKGFDSVLVAIKHVFASLFNDRAISYRVHQGYDHKGVALSAGVQRMVRSDTAASGVMFTMDTESGNNDVVFITSSFGLGEMVVQGAVNPDEFYVHKPSLTAGHKAVVRRNIGSKLIQMVYSDDLNHGKQVKIEDVAADKRRQFSINDEEVMELAKQAMVIEKHYGRPMDIEWAKDGNDGKLYIVQARPETVRSREDVQLIERYSLKTKGDVIGEGRAIGHKIGNGTAKVLASIEDMDQIQEGDVLVTDMTDPDWEPIMKRASAIVTNRGGRTCHAAIIARELGVPAVVGCGDITDKIKHGQQVTVSCAEGDTGFIFDGILDFEVMSSRVDSMPDLPMKIMMNVGNPDRAFDFARLPNEGVGLARLEFIINRMIGIHPKALLEFNDQTAELQQEIHEMIAGYESPVEFYVARLVEGISTIASAFHPKKVIVRMSDFKSNEYANLVGGDRYEPEEENPMLGFRGASRYISESFRDCFALECEAIKRVRGEMGLTNVEIMIPFVRTLEEGAQVIELLKEQGLERGKDGLRVIMMCELPSNALLADQFLEYFDGFSIGSNDLTQLTLGLDRDSGIISHLFDERDPAVKALLAMAIKSAKAKGAYVGICGQGPSDHADFAAWLVEQGIDTVSLNPDTVIDTWLYLGNNHA, encoded by the coding sequence GTGCAGCAATATGTACTCTGGTATCAAGAATTAGGCATGGGTGACGTCAACAAGGTCGGCGGTAAAAACGCTTCTCTTGGGGAGATGATCAGCAATCTAGCTAATGCAGGTGTTCAAGTGCCTGGTGGATTTGCGACCACCTCTTTTGCGTTCAATGAATTTCTTGAACAAAGTGGACTTAACCAGAAGATATACGACACTCTAGATTCTCTAGATGTAGATGACGTGAATGCACTCGCTGCCGCCGGTGCACAGATCAGACAGTGGGTTATCGATACCCCATTCCATACCGAATTTGAGCAGGTTGTACGTGAATCGTATGACAAGCTTTCCTCTGAAACTCAAGATGCGTCTTTCGCGGTGCGTTCTTCTGCTACTGCCGAAGATATGCCAGATGCTTCCTTTGCGGGCCAACAAGAAACTTTCCTAAACGTTAAAGGATTTGATTCTGTGTTAGTAGCGATTAAGCATGTATTTGCATCGTTATTTAACGACCGAGCTATCTCATACCGTGTGCACCAAGGTTACGATCATAAAGGCGTAGCACTTTCTGCCGGTGTACAGCGTATGGTTCGCTCTGATACCGCAGCATCGGGTGTGATGTTCACTATGGATACTGAGTCGGGCAACAACGACGTGGTATTCATTACTTCATCATTTGGCCTTGGTGAAATGGTGGTACAAGGCGCGGTTAACCCTGATGAGTTCTATGTACATAAGCCAAGTTTAACCGCCGGTCACAAGGCTGTTGTTCGTCGTAACATCGGTAGCAAGCTTATCCAGATGGTTTACTCTGATGATCTAAATCACGGTAAACAAGTTAAGATTGAAGATGTTGCTGCAGATAAACGTCGTCAGTTCTCAATTAATGACGAAGAAGTGATGGAGCTTGCTAAGCAAGCTATGGTCATCGAAAAGCACTATGGTCGTCCTATGGACATCGAGTGGGCTAAAGATGGTAACGATGGCAAGCTTTATATTGTTCAGGCTCGTCCTGAAACCGTACGCTCACGTGAAGATGTACAACTGATCGAACGCTATAGTCTTAAGACTAAGGGCGACGTCATTGGTGAAGGTCGTGCGATTGGTCATAAGATAGGTAATGGTACTGCTAAGGTACTGGCTTCTATCGAAGATATGGACCAGATCCAAGAAGGTGATGTACTTGTTACCGACATGACAGATCCAGATTGGGAACCTATCATGAAGCGCGCAAGTGCTATCGTGACTAACCGTGGCGGCCGTACTTGTCACGCGGCGATTATCGCTCGTGAGCTTGGTGTTCCTGCGGTTGTTGGTTGTGGCGATATTACCGACAAGATTAAGCATGGTCAGCAAGTGACGGTATCTTGTGCCGAAGGTGACACTGGCTTTATCTTTGACGGTATCCTAGATTTCGAAGTGATGTCATCACGTGTCGATTCTATGCCGGATCTGCCAATGAAGATCATGATGAACGTGGGTAATCCTGATAGAGCGTTCGACTTTGCTCGTCTGCCTAATGAAGGTGTAGGCCTTGCGCGTCTTGAGTTCATCATCAACCGCATGATCGGTATTCACCCGAAAGCTTTGCTTGAGTTCAACGACCAAACCGCTGAGCTACAACAAGAGATCCATGAGATGATCGCAGGTTATGAATCACCTGTTGAGTTCTATGTGGCGCGTCTTGTGGAAGGTATTTCGACTATCGCATCGGCTTTCCATCCAAAGAAAGTGATCGTACGTATGTCAGACTTTAAGTCTAACGAGTACGCAAACTTAGTCGGTGGTGACCGTTACGAGCCAGAAGAAGAGAACCCAATGTTGGGCTTCCGCGGTGCAAGCCGTTATATCTCTGAGTCGTTCCGTGATTGTTTCGCCCTTGAGTGTGAAGCCATTAAGCGTGTCCGTGGTGAGATGGGACTAACTAACGTTGAGATCATGATCCCATTCGTACGTACCCTTGAAGAAGGGGCGCAGGTCATTGAGCTACTTAAAGAGCAAGGTCTTGAGCGCGGTAAAGATGGTCTTCGCGTCATCATGATGTGTGAGCTTCCTTCAAATGCGCTACTTGCCGATCAGTTCCTTGAGTATTTCGATGGCTTCTCAATCGGTTCGAACGATTTAACTCAGCTAACGCTAGGTCTTGACCGTGATTCAGGTATTATCAGCCATCTATTTGATGAGCGTGATCCTGCGGTTAAAGCATTACTCGCTATGGCTATTAAATCGGCTAAAGCGAAAGGTGCTTACGTTGGTATCTGTGGTCAAGGACCATCAGATCACGCTGATTTTGCCGCTTGGTTGGTTGAGCAGGGAATCGATACAGTATCGCTAAACCCAGATACTGTGATCGACACTTGGTTATATTTAGGTAACAATCACGCATAA
- the ydiJ gene encoding D-2-hydroxyglutarate dehydrogenase YdiJ, whose translation MLPKLSHKQTLEPVYLAFLDALAESGFTGDIDKRYSARLAQATDNSVYQFLPQAVLYPRNQTDIRIALKLAASAEFEKVVFSARGGGTGTNGQSLTHGLIMDLSRYMNRVLEVNAEEGWVRVEAGVIKDALNDALRPHGYFFSPDLSTSNRATLGGMINTDASGAGSLVYGKTSDHVLELSSVLYDGSVLETGSLTCAQLQALEQEESPDLGQVLQRDIAKMTREHRDEVDARFPKLNRFLTGYDLKNVWNASLNEFNLSRILTGSEGTLAVITEAKLDITPLPTTRMMVNIKYDSFQSALRHAPDLVKAKATVVETVDSKVLNLAKQDIIWHSVSSLIEEIPGKSIDGLNMVEFAGETDEVEHKVNLLCEMLDTQIASQKDGLLGYQVTADKASINTIYAMRKKAVGLLGATKGSRKPIAFAEDTAVPPEKLADYIMEFRALLDSHELQYGMFGHVDAGVLHVRPALDMCDPNDERLLKTVSDEVAALTLKYGGLMWGEHGKGVRGEYGPSVFGETLFGLLEEVKGLFDPLNKLNPGKLVAPKNSGPLQYNVDSAKRGAFDRQIPVNTREAFPDVMNCNGNGLCFNYSVYSPMCPSFKVTGDRVQSPKGRAGLMREWLRLLEAEGVDVEALAKAKPLGWLQRTQNTLKMDREYDYSHEVMESLKGCLACKACSSQCPVKVDVPKFRAQFFNIYYQRYLRPAKDYLVAGIEDSLPLMAMMPRVTNAVSQNPVSQWVIKKSLGYVDAPALSVPTLKQRLENHSCRGYDLDALKRIPEEERSQHVLVVQDPFNSFYEADTVYHLIQLIEKLGFKPVLLPFKPNGKPIHIKGFLDKFAKTAQSSADFLNQVFALGMPMIGVDPAMVLCYRDEYKEVLGDERGDFTVLLANEWLLSILEQTPDIKVSDKEFTWFSHCTESTAKPNTANEWQAIFNKFGVTLNTVNLGCCGMAGTYGHEGENQQRTKALFEMSWDKAIKQIPQEQILVSGYSCRSQVKRFGGFKPKHPIQALLALL comes from the coding sequence ATGCTACCGAAGTTATCCCATAAACAAACGCTTGAGCCCGTGTACTTAGCTTTTCTCGATGCGTTAGCCGAAAGCGGTTTTACCGGTGATATCGATAAGCGATACAGTGCACGACTCGCTCAAGCTACGGATAATTCTGTTTATCAATTTTTGCCTCAAGCGGTACTCTATCCAAGAAATCAAACCGATATACGCATAGCACTAAAGCTTGCGGCAAGCGCTGAGTTTGAAAAGGTGGTATTTAGTGCTCGTGGGGGTGGTACTGGCACCAATGGTCAGTCGTTAACCCATGGCTTGATAATGGATCTTTCTCGTTATATGAACCGAGTGTTAGAGGTTAATGCCGAGGAGGGATGGGTAAGAGTCGAGGCTGGGGTGATAAAAGATGCGCTTAATGATGCGCTGCGCCCACATGGCTATTTCTTTAGTCCTGATCTCTCCACGTCAAATCGCGCGACCTTAGGGGGCATGATTAACACTGATGCTTCTGGTGCGGGCTCGCTCGTGTACGGTAAAACATCCGATCACGTATTGGAGCTTTCAAGCGTGCTATATGATGGCAGCGTGTTGGAAACAGGCTCATTGACTTGCGCTCAACTGCAGGCTCTTGAGCAAGAGGAATCCCCTGATTTAGGCCAAGTGCTGCAGCGTGATATCGCTAAGATGACCCGCGAGCATCGCGATGAAGTGGATGCCCGTTTTCCCAAGCTTAATCGTTTTTTAACTGGTTATGATTTAAAAAATGTTTGGAATGCATCATTAAATGAGTTCAATTTATCACGCATCTTGACCGGCTCTGAAGGTACGCTTGCGGTGATCACCGAAGCAAAGTTGGATATCACGCCGCTGCCGACCACTCGCATGATGGTCAATATCAAATATGACTCATTTCAATCGGCGTTGCGTCATGCGCCAGATTTGGTGAAGGCTAAGGCAACTGTTGTTGAAACGGTCGATTCTAAGGTACTTAATCTTGCCAAGCAGGATATTATTTGGCATTCGGTGTCGTCGCTAATAGAAGAGATCCCTGGTAAGTCTATCGATGGTTTAAACATGGTCGAGTTTGCTGGGGAGACCGATGAGGTCGAGCATAAAGTTAACTTGTTATGTGAAATGCTCGATACGCAGATAGCGTCACAAAAAGACGGTTTGCTCGGTTATCAAGTGACCGCAGATAAAGCCTCTATCAATACGATTTATGCTATGCGCAAGAAAGCCGTTGGTTTGTTAGGTGCAACTAAAGGCAGCCGTAAACCTATCGCCTTTGCCGAAGATACCGCTGTACCACCAGAGAAGTTAGCCGATTATATTATGGAGTTCAGGGCGCTACTCGATAGCCACGAACTCCAATATGGCATGTTTGGCCATGTAGATGCGGGCGTACTGCATGTGCGCCCAGCGCTCGATATGTGCGATCCTAATGACGAACGTTTATTGAAAACCGTATCAGATGAAGTGGCCGCGCTAACGCTTAAATATGGCGGACTAATGTGGGGCGAACACGGTAAAGGGGTGAGGGGAGAATATGGTCCCTCTGTGTTTGGCGAAACTCTATTTGGTCTGCTTGAAGAGGTTAAGGGGCTGTTCGACCCGCTCAACAAGCTCAATCCTGGCAAGCTGGTGGCGCCGAAAAACAGTGGACCACTGCAATATAATGTCGATAGTGCTAAACGTGGCGCCTTTGATAGACAAATTCCAGTGAATACCCGAGAGGCCTTCCCTGATGTCATGAACTGTAATGGCAATGGTTTATGTTTTAACTACAGCGTCTATTCGCCCATGTGTCCGTCATTTAAAGTCACAGGCGATAGAGTGCAATCACCTAAAGGGCGTGCTGGTCTCATGCGTGAATGGCTACGCTTGTTAGAAGCTGAAGGGGTTGACGTCGAAGCGTTAGCCAAGGCCAAGCCGCTAGGTTGGCTGCAGCGTACCCAAAATACCCTGAAGATGGACAGAGAGTACGATTACTCTCACGAGGTGATGGAATCATTAAAAGGCTGCCTTGCCTGTAAGGCGTGTTCATCTCAGTGCCCAGTAAAAGTCGATGTGCCCAAGTTTAGAGCGCAGTTCTTTAATATCTATTATCAACGCTATCTTCGTCCTGCAAAGGACTATCTCGTTGCTGGAATTGAAGACTCGCTGCCGCTGATGGCCATGATGCCAAGAGTCACTAATGCGGTATCACAGAACCCTGTTAGCCAATGGGTGATTAAGAAATCCTTAGGCTATGTCGATGCGCCTGCGTTATCAGTGCCGACGTTGAAACAAAGGTTAGAGAACCATAGTTGCCGAGGTTACGATCTTGATGCGCTAAAAAGGATCCCAGAGGAAGAGCGTAGCCAGCATGTGTTAGTGGTTCAAGATCCCTTTAATAGCTTCTATGAGGCAGATACGGTATATCACCTAATTCAACTTATCGAAAAGCTTGGATTTAAACCCGTGCTGCTGCCTTTTAAACCCAACGGCAAGCCAATCCATATTAAGGGCTTCCTCGATAAGTTTGCCAAAACGGCACAATCGAGCGCCGACTTCTTAAATCAGGTTTTCGCCCTTGGAATGCCGATGATTGGTGTCGATCCGGCTATGGTGCTCTGTTATCGAGATGAGTATAAAGAGGTGCTAGGCGATGAGCGTGGCGACTTTACCGTGCTGCTTGCTAATGAATGGCTACTGAGTATTTTAGAGCAAACTCCTGACATTAAGGTAAGCGACAAAGAGTTCACCTGGTTTAGCCATTGTACAGAGTCTACTGCCAAGCCTAATACCGCAAATGAGTGGCAGGCCATTTTTAATAAGTTTGGTGTGACGCTTAATACCGTGAATTTAGGTTGCTGCGGTATGGCGGGGACTTATGGTCACGAAGGTGAGAATCAGCAGCGTACTAAGGCATTATTTGAGATGTCATGGGACAAAGCGATAAAGCAAATACCTCAAGAACAAATTTTGGTATCGGGATATTCATGTCGTAGTCAGGTAAAACGCTTTGGTGGTTTTAAGCCGAAACATCCGATACAAGCTTTGTTGGCGCTGCTTTAA